From Candidatus Flexicrinis proximus, a single genomic window includes:
- a CDS encoding GyrI-like domain-containing protein has product MSTEQTQQAELTALAPQRILSVRGTIPVAQLGNAMGERLAGLAAALTAQGLQASGPVFARYHSFDPAGDTDVEHGVPVAGTAVSAGQVSAGELPSGDAVSVWHTGDHTTLGQTYGKMGAKVQESGRVPAGPPWEEYHWIDLNRFDTDAASWGREQCVDVARPPRPAAKVGVAASNAPEIGCIIVPESCDTRAITTPTGDAP; this is encoded by the coding sequence ATGTCCACAGAACAGACTCAGCAGGCAGAACTGACCGCGCTCGCGCCGCAGCGCATCCTGAGCGTCCGCGGGACAATTCCGGTTGCGCAGTTGGGCAACGCGATGGGCGAACGGCTGGCGGGGCTTGCCGCCGCGCTAACGGCCCAGGGGCTGCAGGCGTCGGGACCAGTGTTTGCGCGTTATCACAGCTTCGACCCGGCCGGCGATACCGATGTCGAGCACGGTGTGCCGGTGGCCGGAACCGCCGTCAGCGCCGGTCAGGTGAGCGCCGGTGAATTGCCCTCCGGTGATGCCGTCAGCGTCTGGCACACCGGCGACCATACCACGCTGGGGCAGACTTACGGCAAAATGGGTGCGAAGGTGCAGGAATCCGGGCGCGTACCCGCCGGGCCGCCGTGGGAGGAATACCACTGGATCGACCTCAACCGCTTCGACACTGACGCGGCCTCGTGGGGGAGAGAACAATGCGTCGACGTGGCGCGTCCGCCTCGTCCAGCCGCTAAAGTAGGCGTGGCGGCCAGTAACGCGCCAGAGATTGGGTGCATTATCGTGCCAGAGTCATGCGACACTAGGGCGATCACCACACCTACAGGAGATGCGCCATGA
- a CDS encoding SDR family NAD(P)-dependent oxidoreductase, translating into MRHEYTTSRADCAGHRREPGIGKGIAIALGRAGATVYVTGRTEDETKAAVPLPGTIHATAAAVSAAGGMGIAVRCDHTDEKQAKAAVRRVIREQDRIDILVNNAWRGYEGYVTGKHFAPATPSGRSRSSTGTRTWTARWTYMMTALTAPQMVKQGGGIVVNITFNPGLVDPAYGASKAAVDRLTAEFAQALKPHQVAVMGLYPGLVRTENVLKNARWFDMTQSQSPEFTGRAVAALAADPARMAKSGASYVVADLSAEYGFQDDPYVP; encoded by the coding sequence ATGCGCCATGAGTACACCACTTCGCGGGCAGATTGCGCTGGTCACCGGCGCGAGCCGGGCATCGGCAAGGGGATCGCCATCGCGCTGGGCCGCGCCGGAGCGACAGTCTATGTGACCGGCCGCACCGAGGACGAGACGAAAGCGGCCGTGCCGCTGCCAGGCACGATCCATGCGACGGCGGCGGCGGTGAGTGCAGCGGGCGGGATGGGCATCGCGGTGCGCTGCGACCACACCGACGAAAAGCAGGCGAAAGCAGCGGTCCGGCGCGTGATCCGGGAGCAGGACCGCATCGACATCCTTGTCAACAACGCCTGGCGCGGCTACGAAGGGTATGTGACGGGCAAGCACTTCGCCCCGGCCACCCCTTCTGGAAGAAGCCGCTCGTCTACTGGGACGAGAACATGGACGGCGCGCTGGACCTATATGATGACCGCCCTGACCGCTCCCCAGATGGTCAAGCAGGGCGGCGGGATCGTGGTGAACATCACCTTCAATCCGGGACTGGTTGACCCCGCCTATGGCGCATCAAAAGCCGCGGTCGACCGGCTGACGGCGGAATTCGCGCAGGCGCTCAAGCCGCATCAGGTTGCCGTGATGGGGTTGTACCCCGGTCTGGTGCGGACCGAAAACGTCCTGAAGAACGCGCGCTGGTTCGATATGACGCAGTCGCAGTCGCCGGAGTTCACCGGCCGCGCGGTTGCCGCGCTGGCCGCCGATCCGGCGCGTATGGCGAAATCGGGCGCCTCGTATGTCGTCGCCGATCTGAGTGCCGAGTATGGCTTTCAGGACGACCCGTATGTCCCGTGA
- a CDS encoding metallophosphoesterase family protein has protein sequence MAVEIGVLSDTHWPTRVSAIQWEAIEAAFAGVSLILHAGDIETPDVLERLTQIAPVEAVLATTTSSGCRCAAS, from the coding sequence ATGGCGGTTGAGATCGGCGTGTTGAGCGACACCCACTGGCCTACCCGCGTCTCGGCCATCCAGTGGGAGGCTATCGAGGCGGCCTTTGCGGGGGTTTCGCTGATCCTGCATGCTGGCGATATCGAGACGCCGGACGTGCTGGAGCGGCTGACGCAGATCGCGCCGGTCGAGGCGGTTCTGGCGACGACGACCAGTTCCGGCTGCCGCTGCGCCGCGTCGTGA